One region of Oryza sativa Japonica Group chromosome 5, ASM3414082v1 genomic DNA includes:
- the LOC107280916 gene encoding protein ALP1-like yields MFLHTVGHNLRNRVIGFFVKRSSEIVSRYFNEVLRALCYLAKDMIQLRSIDTHSKIVSNPGRFYPYFEDCIGAIDGTHVPAFVPANIVNRFRGRKSYPTQNVLAAVDFDLRFTYVLAGWEGSAHDSVVLKDALKRSNGIQIPEGKYYLADEGYAARPGILPPFRGVRYHLNEYEGRKAPETPQELFNLRHSSLRTSVERAFGTLKNRFKVLASKPYFPYKVQVKIVIACCVLHNWILDNGPDNIIYDEDRWFRRLPRSARVATDQDEEHKQWVAFRNNLSNTMWDEH; encoded by the exons ATGTTCCTGCACACTGTTGGTCACAATTTGAGAAATCGTGTGATTGGATTTTTTGTCAAAAGATCAAGTGAGATAGTGAGTCGATACTTCAATGAGGTGTTAAGAGCTTTATGTTATCTTGCTAAAGATATGATACAACTTAGATCAATAGACACTCATTCAAAGATAGTTAGTAACCCGGGCCGATTCTACCCATATTTTGAG gATTGCATTGGAGCAATTGACGGTACACATGTCCCTGCATTTGTCCCTGCGAATATAGTTAACAGGTTTAGAGGTCGGAAGTCCTATCCAACGCAAAATGTGCTTGCTGCAGTTGACTTTGACTTGAGGTTTACATATGTGCTTGCTGGATGGGAGGGTTCAGCTCATGACTCGGTAGTTCTCAAAGATGCCCTTAAAAGATCAAATGGAATTCAAATACCTGAAG GAAAGTACTATTTAGCTGATGAAGGGTATGCGGCAAGGCCTGGTATACTGCCACCATTTAGAGGTGTTCGATATCACCTGAACGAGTACGAAGGCAGGAAAGCACCAGAAACACCCCAAGAATTATTCAATCTTCGGCATTCCTCCCTTCGCACATCTGTTGAGCGAGCTTTTGGAACCTTAAAGAATCGTTTTAAAGTCCTTGCTAGCAAGCCATACTTTCCATACAAGGTCCAAGTGAAGATAGTCATAGCTTGTTGTGTTCTACACAACTGGATACTTGATAATGGTcctgataatataatatatgatGAAGATCGTTGGTTTAGGAGACTTCCTAGGTCAGCTAGAGTAGCTACAGATCAGGATGAGGAGCACAAGCAGTGGGTGGCATTTAGGAACAATCTATCTAATACCATGTGGGATGAACACTAG
- the LOC4338066 gene encoding uncharacterized protein isoform X1, protein MHLFVAHTMDIGESKGKGRGKGKSSNLAAGRAKPINWPLALSEFLLDWYIEKKLQLPPKAVIKKIHHTACTLAINSKYGTTYTVDQVQHHYRRHKENWSLVARHLNESGNGWDETTKMLTLSQATLDALLINDRGILSKPIQFFDKLQELFSGCSADGAFMEDPSSAADFDDEDDEDDKFDFLNDMSTYADTKVPQGEDFDKLESDSDDCKEVAALSAATIQVSSSTNYDLKPNKKNFKRCGKPKTLPQSHNDKCNKTKAKSTAQVHDSDDVDVLINNTLVGIKNTLEKPIQTVAPQDPNIPLWDMLKKIALDPDDKLRVGLHLCKPELQANRSFLISMGQEYLEHWIYKFLSGDDPNLG, encoded by the exons ATGCATCTTTTTGTAGCTCATACCATGGATATAGGAGAAAGCAAAGGCAAAGGCAGGGGCAAGGGCAAATCAAGCAACCTAGCAGCGGGTAGGGCCAAACCTATAAATTGGCCGCTAGCACTCTCCGAGTTCCTCCTTGATTGGTACATTGAAAAGAAGTTGCAGCTACCGCCAAAAGCAGTGATCAAGAAGATACACCACACTGCTTGCACATTAGCTATAAATAGCAAGTATGGCACTACTTACACGGTTGATCAAGTTCAACACCACTACAGGCGTCATAAAGAAAATTGGTCTCTTGTAGCTCGTCATCTAAATGAAAGTGGTAATGGCTGGGATGAGACTACAAAAATGTTAACTCTCTCTCAAGCTACTTTGGATGCACTTTTG ATAAATGATCGTGGAATTCTTTCGAAGCCAATCCAATTCTTTGACAAGCTGCAAGAATTATTTAGTGGTTGCTCGGCTGATGGTGCATTCATGGAAGATCCTTCAAGTGCTGCTGATTTTGATGAcgaagatgatgaagatgataaaTTTGATTTTCTGAATGATATGTCAACCTATGCTGATACAAAAGTTCCACAAGGTGAGGACTTTGATAAATTGGAGTCAGACAGTGATGATTGCAAGGAGGTGGCAGCCCTTAGTGCAGCTACTATCCAAGTTTCATCGTCTACTAATTATGATTTGAAGCCAAACAAGAAGAATTTCAAAAGGTGTGGGAAGCCAAAGACGTTGCCCCAATCACATAATGATAAGTGTAACAAGACAAAGGCAAAATCCACAGCTCAAGTGCATGATAGTGATGATGTTGATGTGCTGATCAACAATACCTTGGTTGGAATCAAAAACACTCTTGAGAAACCAATACAGACAGTTGCCCCTCAAGATCCAAATATTCCTCTATGGGACATGCTTAAGAAGATTGCCTTAGACCctgatgacaagttgagagtAGGGCTGCACCTTTGTAAGCCAGAGCTTCAAGCTAACCGCAGTTTTCTTATTAGCATGGGTCAAGAATACCTTGAGCATTGGATCTACAAGTTTCTATCTGGTGATGATCCAAATCTCGGCTGA
- the LOC4338066 gene encoding uncharacterized protein isoform X2 — MDIGESKGKGRGKGKSSNLAAGRAKPINWPLALSEFLLDWYIEKKLQLPPKAVIKKIHHTACTLAINSKYGTTYTVDQVQHHYRRHKENWSLVARHLNESGNGWDETTKMLTLSQATLDALLINDRGILSKPIQFFDKLQELFSGCSADGAFMEDPSSAADFDDEDDEDDKFDFLNDMSTYADTKVPQGEDFDKLESDSDDCKEVAALSAATIQVSSSTNYDLKPNKKNFKRCGKPKTLPQSHNDKCNKTKAKSTAQVHDSDDVDVLINNTLVGIKNTLEKPIQTVAPQDPNIPLWDMLKKIALDPDDKLRVGLHLCKPELQANRSFLISMGQEYLEHWIYKFLSGDDPNLG, encoded by the exons ATGGATATAGGAGAAAGCAAAGGCAAAGGCAGGGGCAAGGGCAAATCAAGCAACCTAGCAGCGGGTAGGGCCAAACCTATAAATTGGCCGCTAGCACTCTCCGAGTTCCTCCTTGATTGGTACATTGAAAAGAAGTTGCAGCTACCGCCAAAAGCAGTGATCAAGAAGATACACCACACTGCTTGCACATTAGCTATAAATAGCAAGTATGGCACTACTTACACGGTTGATCAAGTTCAACACCACTACAGGCGTCATAAAGAAAATTGGTCTCTTGTAGCTCGTCATCTAAATGAAAGTGGTAATGGCTGGGATGAGACTACAAAAATGTTAACTCTCTCTCAAGCTACTTTGGATGCACTTTTG ATAAATGATCGTGGAATTCTTTCGAAGCCAATCCAATTCTTTGACAAGCTGCAAGAATTATTTAGTGGTTGCTCGGCTGATGGTGCATTCATGGAAGATCCTTCAAGTGCTGCTGATTTTGATGAcgaagatgatgaagatgataaaTTTGATTTTCTGAATGATATGTCAACCTATGCTGATACAAAAGTTCCACAAGGTGAGGACTTTGATAAATTGGAGTCAGACAGTGATGATTGCAAGGAGGTGGCAGCCCTTAGTGCAGCTACTATCCAAGTTTCATCGTCTACTAATTATGATTTGAAGCCAAACAAGAAGAATTTCAAAAGGTGTGGGAAGCCAAAGACGTTGCCCCAATCACATAATGATAAGTGTAACAAGACAAAGGCAAAATCCACAGCTCAAGTGCATGATAGTGATGATGTTGATGTGCTGATCAACAATACCTTGGTTGGAATCAAAAACACTCTTGAGAAACCAATACAGACAGTTGCCCCTCAAGATCCAAATATTCCTCTATGGGACATGCTTAAGAAGATTGCCTTAGACCctgatgacaagttgagagtAGGGCTGCACCTTTGTAAGCCAGAGCTTCAAGCTAACCGCAGTTTTCTTATTAGCATGGGTCAAGAATACCTTGAGCATTGGATCTACAAGTTTCTATCTGGTGATGATCCAAATCTCGGCTGA
- the LOC9269965 gene encoding MADS-box transcription factor 58-like isoform X2: MHIYKEQEAEPSTGLMMPEPAPAASPGSGSSEGSSIEDTADRQVTFCKRCNGLLKKAYELSMLCDAEVALIVFSSRGRLYEYSNNSVEETIERYKKANSDTSNTSTVAEINAQHYQQEAAKLKQHITYLQNSNRLPRVKEDCKQ, translated from the exons ATGCACATATACAAAGAGCAGGAGGCTGAACCATCCACTGGCCTGATG ATGCCAGAACCAGCACCTGCTGCTTCCCCCGGCTCCGGCAGCTCAGAGGGCTCAAGCATCGAGGACACAGCGGACCGTCAGGTCACCTTCTGCAAGCGCTGCAACGGGCTACTCAAGAAGGCGTATGAGCTCTCCATGCTCTGCGATGCCGAGGTTGCCCTCATCGTCTTCTCCAGCCGCGGCCGCCTCTACGAGTACTCCAACAACAG CGTGGAGGAAACTATTGAGAGGTACAAGAAAGCCAACAGTGACACCTCCAATACCAGTACAGTTGCAGAGATCAATGCCCAG CACTACCAGCAGGAGGCTGctaagctgaagcaacatatcACCTACCTGCAGAACTCCAACAG GTTGCCGAGAGTGAAAGAGGACTGCAAACAGTGA
- the LOC9269965 gene encoding MADS-box transcription factor 58-like isoform X1, which yields MHIYKEQEAEPSTGLMMPEPAPAASPGSGSSEGSSIEDTADRQVTFCKRCNGLLKKAYELSMLCDAEVALIVFSSRGRLYEYSNNSVEETIERYKKANSDTSNTSTVAEINAQHYQQEAAKLKQHITYLQNSNRTNICVLKLSTCREGKRSCRMTTCTQRAKLPRVKEDCKQ from the exons ATGCACATATACAAAGAGCAGGAGGCTGAACCATCCACTGGCCTGATG ATGCCAGAACCAGCACCTGCTGCTTCCCCCGGCTCCGGCAGCTCAGAGGGCTCAAGCATCGAGGACACAGCGGACCGTCAGGTCACCTTCTGCAAGCGCTGCAACGGGCTACTCAAGAAGGCGTATGAGCTCTCCATGCTCTGCGATGCCGAGGTTGCCCTCATCGTCTTCTCCAGCCGCGGCCGCCTCTACGAGTACTCCAACAACAG CGTGGAGGAAACTATTGAGAGGTACAAGAAAGCCAACAGTGACACCTCCAATACCAGTACAGTTGCAGAGATCAATGCCCAG CACTACCAGCAGGAGGCTGctaagctgaagcaacatatcACCTACCTGCAGAACTCCAACAG AACGAATATCTGTGTGCTGAAATTGAGTACATGCAGAGAAGG GAAACGGAGCTGCAGAATGACAACATGTACTCAAAGAGCGAA GTTGCCGAGAGTGAAAGAGGACTGCAAACAGTGA